Proteins encoded in a region of the Salipiger sp. CCB-MM3 genome:
- the secY gene encoding preprotein translocase subunit SecY — protein sequence MASAVEQMAANTSWAALGKATDLRNRIFFTLGLLIVYRLGTYIPVPGIDGAALRQFMEQAGQGIGGMVSMFTGGALGRMGIFALGIMPYISASIIVQLLTAMVPALEQLKKEGEQGRKKINQYTRYGTVALALFQAYGLAVSLEAGDLAHDPGWYFRAAVVITLVGGTMFLMWLGEQITARGIGNGISLIIFVGIIAEIPAALAQFFASGRSGAISPALIIGVIVMVVAVIMFVVFMERALRKITIQYPRRQVGMRMTEAQQSHLPIKVNPAGVIPAIFASSLLLLPTTIATFSQAGSTGPIMSTILAYFGPGQPLYLLFFAAMIIFFAYFYTHNVSFKTDEVADNLKNQNGFIPGIRPGKKTAEHLEYVVNRVLVLGAAYLTAVCLLPEVLRSQFAIPFYFGGTSVLIVVSVTMDTIQQVQSHLLAHQYEGLIQKSQLRGKGKARKRKGPARR from the coding sequence ATGGCATCCGCTGTGGAACAAATGGCCGCCAACACCAGCTGGGCGGCGCTTGGCAAGGCGACGGACCTTCGCAACCGCATCTTCTTTACGTTGGGGCTGCTGATCGTCTACCGACTCGGCACATATATCCCCGTTCCGGGCATCGACGGCGCCGCGCTGCGCCAGTTCATGGAGCAGGCCGGTCAGGGCATCGGCGGCATGGTCTCCATGTTCACCGGTGGCGCGCTGGGACGGATGGGCATCTTCGCCCTCGGCATCATGCCCTATATCTCTGCCTCGATCATCGTTCAGCTGCTGACGGCCATGGTGCCGGCGCTAGAGCAGCTGAAGAAAGAAGGCGAGCAGGGCCGCAAGAAGATCAACCAGTACACGCGCTACGGCACGGTCGCTCTGGCGCTGTTCCAGGCCTACGGCCTGGCCGTGAGCCTCGAGGCGGGCGATCTCGCCCATGATCCGGGCTGGTACTTCCGCGCCGCCGTGGTGATCACCCTTGTGGGCGGCACGATGTTCCTTATGTGGCTGGGCGAACAGATCACCGCCCGCGGCATCGGCAACGGCATCTCTCTCATCATCTTCGTGGGCATCATCGCCGAGATTCCGGCGGCACTGGCGCAGTTTTTCGCCTCGGGCCGCTCGGGGGCCATCTCGCCGGCGCTGATCATCGGCGTGATCGTCATGGTCGTCGCGGTGATCATGTTCGTGGTGTTCATGGAACGCGCCCTGCGCAAGATCACCATCCAATACCCGCGCCGGCAGGTAGGCATGCGGATGACCGAAGCGCAGCAATCGCACCTGCCGATCAAGGTGAACCCGGCGGGCGTGATCCCGGCGATCTTCGCCAGCTCGCTGCTGCTGCTGCCGACGACGATTGCCACCTTCAGCCAAGCTGGCTCCACCGGTCCGATCATGTCGACGATCCTTGCCTACTTTGGCCCGGGTCAGCCGCTCTACCTGCTGTTCTTCGCAGCCATGATCATCTTCTTCGCCTATTTCTACACGCACAACGTGTCGTTCAAGACCGATGAAGTGGCCGACAACCTGAAGAACCAGAACGGTTTCATTCCCGGGATCCGTCCGGGCAAGAAAACCGCCGAGCACCTTGAATATGTGGTCAACCGGGTGCTGGTGCTGGGCGCTGCCTATCTGACGGCGGTCTGCCTGCTGCCCGAGGTCCTGCGCTCGCAGTTCGCCATCCCGTTCTACTTCGGCGGCACCTCGGTGCTCATCGTGGTCTCGGTAACGATGGACACGATCCAGCAGGTCCAAAGCCACCTGCTCGCACATCAATACGAAGGTCTTATCCAGAAATCGCAGCTGCGCGGTAAGGGTAAGGCACGCAAACGGAAGGGACCCGCACGGCGATGA
- a CDS encoding adenylate kinase: MNIILLGPPGAGKGTQARILVEERGMIQLSTGDMLREAKDSGTEMGNKVADVMARGELVTDEIVIGLIREKLEANPTAGYIFDGFPRTLKQADALAELLEEQGQTLDHVVELRVNDDALVERITARSTCGSCGEVYNDLTKPIPADGKCSNCGGTEFKRRADDNAQALQKRLMEYYKQTSPLIGYYYAKGQHSRVDGLGEIGDVKAAIAAKLD; encoded by the coding sequence ATGAACATCATTCTTCTTGGACCGCCCGGCGCAGGCAAGGGCACCCAGGCCCGGATCCTCGTGGAAGAGCGCGGCATGATCCAGCTCTCGACCGGCGACATGCTGCGCGAGGCAAAGGACAGCGGCACCGAGATGGGTAACAAGGTCGCCGACGTTATGGCGCGTGGCGAGCTTGTCACCGACGAGATCGTCATCGGTCTGATCCGCGAAAAGCTCGAGGCGAACCCCACCGCCGGCTATATCTTCGACGGGTTCCCGCGCACGCTGAAACAGGCGGATGCGCTGGCGGAGCTGCTCGAAGAGCAGGGCCAGACGCTGGATCACGTGGTCGAGCTTCGGGTGAACGACGATGCGCTGGTGGAGCGGATCACCGCGCGTTCGACCTGCGGATCCTGTGGTGAGGTCTACAACGACCTGACCAAGCCGATCCCGGCCGATGGCAAATGCTCCAACTGTGGCGGCACCGAGTTCAAACGCCGGGCCGACGACAATGCGCAGGCGCTGCAGAAGCGCTTGATGGAGTACTACAAGCAGACCTCGCCGCTGATCGGCTATTACTACGCAAAGGGGCAGCACTCCCGCGTGGATGGTCTGGGTGAGATTGGCGACGTCAAAGCCGCCATCGCAGCCAAGCTCGACTGA
- a CDS encoding BLUF domain-containing protein, producing MIYQLLYTSRSLFPRRHPSDVDIMTKALDRNLILGVTGCLLREEGGFCQVLEGARSTVRGLFEEIRQDSRHFSVVERVNRHVTERMFPRWSMAYGTLSMEDRAYLARLYAGEGRNLSVAFARVQRIAGAA from the coding sequence ATGATTTACCAGTTGCTCTACACCAGCCGGTCGCTGTTCCCGCGGCGGCATCCTTCGGACGTGGACATCATGACCAAGGCCTTGGATCGCAATCTGATCCTCGGGGTTACCGGCTGTCTGCTGCGCGAGGAAGGCGGATTCTGTCAGGTGCTTGAAGGGGCGCGCAGCACGGTGCGGGGCCTGTTCGAGGAGATCCGTCAGGACAGTCGCCATTTTTCGGTGGTCGAGCGGGTCAACCGGCACGTCACCGAGCGCATGTTCCCGCGCTGGTCGATGGCCTATGGCACGCTGTCGATGGAGGATCGGGCGTATCTGGCCCGCCTCTACGCCGGAGAGGGTCGGAACCTCTCGGTGGCCTTTGCCCGGGTCCAGCGGATCGCTGGGGCGGCCTGA
- the rpsM gene encoding 30S ribosomal protein S13, which translates to MARIAGVNIPTHKRVPIALTYITGIGDTSAKAICEAVNIDATRRVNELSDAEVLAIREHIDANYTVEGDLRRETQMNIKRLMDLGCYRGLRHRRNLPVRGQRTHTNARTRKGPAKPIAGKKK; encoded by the coding sequence TTGGCACGTATTGCCGGCGTTAACATCCCGACCCATAAGCGGGTGCCGATCGCCCTGACTTACATCACCGGTATCGGCGACACTTCCGCCAAAGCCATCTGCGAAGCCGTGAACATCGACGCAACCCGTCGTGTGAACGAGCTGTCGGACGCCGAAGTTCTGGCGATCCGCGAGCACATCGACGCGAACTACACCGTCGAAGGTGACCTGCGTCGCGAAACGCAGATGAACATCAAGCGCCTGATGGACCTTGGCTGCTACCGTGGCCTGCGTCACCGTCGCAACCTCCCGGTCCGCGGTCAGCGGACTCACACCAACGCTCGCACGCGCAAGGGCCCCGCAAAGCCCATCGCAGGCAAGAAGAAATAA
- the rpsK gene encoding 30S ribosomal protein S11, translated as MARDTRRGGKKKVSKNIAAGVAHVNSSFNNTKILISDVQGNAISWSSAGTMGFKGSRKSTPYAAQLAAEDAGRKAQEHGVKTLEVEVQGPGSGRESALRALAAAGFNITSIRDVTPIAHNGCRPPKRRRV; from the coding sequence ATGGCACGTGATACCCGTCGCGGAGGCAAGAAGAAGGTCTCCAAGAACATCGCCGCAGGCGTGGCGCATGTTAACTCGTCGTTCAACAACACCAAGATCCTGATCTCGGACGTGCAAGGCAATGCGATCTCCTGGTCGTCCGCCGGCACCATGGGCTTCAAGGGCTCGCGTAAGTCGACCCCCTATGCTGCTCAGCTCGCCGCCGAAGATGCAGGCCGCAAGGCTCAGGAACATGGTGTGAAGACGCTGGAAGTCGAAGTTCAGGGGCCCGGTTCGGGTCGTGAATCGGCTCTGCGCGCTCTGGCAGCTGCCGGCTTCAACATCACGTCTATCCGTGACGTGACGCCGATTGCACACAACGGCTGCCGCCCGCCGAAGCGTCGTCGCGTCTGA
- a CDS encoding DNA-directed RNA polymerase subunit alpha → MIHKNWAELIKPTQLEVRPGADPTRVATLVAEPLERGFGLTLGNALRRVLLSSLQGAAITSVQIDNVLHEFSSVAGVREDVTDIILNLKGVALRMEVEGPKRLSLTAKGPGVVTAADIAETAGIDVLNKDHVICHLDEGADFYVELTVNTGKGYVSADKNKPEDAPIGLIPIDAIYSPVKKVAYDVQPTREGQVLDYDKLTMKVETDGSVTPEDAIAFAARILQDQLSIFVNFEEPESAGRQDDDDGLEFNPLLLKKVDELELSVRSANCLKNDNIVYIGDLIQKTEAEMLRTPNFGRKSLNEIKEVLSGMGLHLGMDVEDWPPDNIEDLAKKLEDQF, encoded by the coding sequence ATGATCCACAAGAACTGGGCTGAACTTATCAAGCCGACCCAGCTGGAGGTTCGCCCCGGCGCCGATCCTACCCGCGTTGCGACCCTCGTCGCCGAGCCGCTCGAGCGTGGTTTCGGCCTGACCCTCGGCAACGCGCTGCGTCGGGTCCTGCTGTCGAGCCTTCAGGGCGCGGCAATCACCTCGGTGCAGATCGACAATGTGCTGCACGAGTTCTCGTCGGTCGCCGGTGTGCGGGAAGATGTCACCGACATCATCCTGAACCTCAAGGGTGTGGCTCTCCGCATGGAAGTCGAAGGCCCCAAGCGCCTGTCCCTGACCGCCAAAGGTCCGGGCGTGGTGACGGCTGCCGATATCGCGGAAACCGCTGGCATCGACGTGCTGAACAAGGACCACGTGATCTGCCACCTCGACGAGGGCGCGGATTTCTACGTGGAACTGACGGTCAACACCGGCAAGGGCTACGTTTCGGCTGACAAGAACAAGCCGGAAGACGCACCGATCGGCCTCATTCCGATCGACGCGATCTACTCGCCGGTCAAGAAAGTCGCCTACGACGTGCAGCCGACCCGTGAAGGTCAGGTTCTGGACTATGACAAGCTGACCATGAAGGTCGAGACCGATGGTTCGGTCACGCCCGAGGACGCGATCGCATTTGCCGCTCGCATCCTGCAGGACCAGCTGTCGATCTTCGTCAACTTCGAAGAGCCCGAATCCGCTGGCCGTCAGGACGACGACGATGGTCTCGAGTTCAACCCGCTCCTTCTCAAGAAGGTGGACGAGCTGGAACTGTCGGTGCGTTCGGCGAACTGCCTGAAGAACGACAACATCGTCTACATCGGCGATCTCATCCAGAAGACCGAAGCCGAGATGCTCCGCACCCCGAACTTCGGCCGCAAATCGCTGAACGAGATCAAAGAAGTGCTGTCGGGCATGGGTCTGCACCTTGGCATGGACGTCGAGGACTGGCCGCCGGACAACATCGAAGATCTGGCAAAGAAACTGGAAGACCAGTTCTGA
- the rplQ gene encoding 50S ribosomal protein L17 — MRHAKGYRRLNRTHEHRKALWANMAGSLIEHEQIKTTLPKAKELRRVVEKLITLGKRGDVHARRQAASQLKQDMHVAKLFEVLGPRYAERQGGYVRILKAGFRYGDMAPMAIIEFVDRDVAAKGAADKARLEAEEALADAE; from the coding sequence ATGCGTCACGCTAAAGGTTACCGCCGCCTGAACCGCACCCACGAGCACCGCAAGGCGCTGTGGGCAAACATGGCCGGCTCGCTCATCGAGCATGAGCAGATCAAAACCACCCTGCCCAAGGCGAAAGAACTGCGCCGCGTGGTGGAAAAGCTCATCACCCTCGGCAAGCGCGGCGACGTTCACGCCCGCCGTCAGGCTGCATCGCAGCTCAAGCAGGACATGCACGTTGCGAAGCTCTTCGAAGTGCTTGGCCCGCGCTACGCCGAGCGTCAGGGCGGCTACGTCCGCATCCTGAAAGCCGGCTTCCGCTATGGTGACATGGCGCCGATGGCGATCATCGAGTTCGTCGACCGCGACGTCGCAGCCAAAGGCGCAGCCGACAAAGCGCGCCTCGAAGCCGAAGAGGCTCTGGCAGACGCCGAATAA
- a CDS encoding S-(hydroxymethyl)glutathione dehydrogenase/class III alcohol dehydrogenase, whose amino-acid sequence MRTRAAVALEAGKPLEIMEVELDGPKAGEVLVEIKATGLCHTDEFTRSGADPEGIFPAILGHEGAGVVLEVGEGVTTLKPGDHVIPLYTPECRECPSCLSGKTNLCTAIRNTQGQGLMPDGTTRFKMLDGTPIHHYMGCSTFANHTVMPEIALAKVRDDAPFDKICYIGCGVTTGIGAVINTAGVEIGSTAAVFGLGGIGLNVIQGLRMAGADMIIGVDLNDSKAEMAKKFGMTHFVNPSKVDSTVQAIVDLTKRGADQIGGVDYSFDATGNVKVMRDALECSHRGWGVSVIIGVAPAGAEISTRPFQLVTGRVWKGTAFGGAKGRTDVPKFVDWYMDGKIEIDSMITHKLTLEEINHGFDLMHEGKSIRAVVEF is encoded by the coding sequence ATGAGAACCCGTGCAGCCGTGGCGCTGGAAGCCGGCAAACCGCTCGAGATCATGGAGGTGGAGCTTGATGGCCCGAAGGCCGGAGAAGTGCTCGTCGAGATCAAGGCCACCGGGCTTTGCCACACCGATGAGTTCACCCGTTCGGGTGCCGACCCCGAGGGTATCTTCCCGGCCATCCTTGGCCATGAGGGCGCCGGTGTGGTGCTGGAAGTGGGCGAGGGCGTCACCACGCTGAAGCCCGGCGATCACGTCATCCCGCTTTATACGCCCGAGTGCCGCGAGTGCCCCTCGTGCCTGTCGGGCAAGACGAACCTCTGCACCGCGATCCGCAACACCCAAGGCCAGGGGCTGATGCCCGACGGCACCACGCGCTTCAAGATGCTCGATGGCACGCCGATCCACCACTACATGGGGTGTTCCACCTTCGCCAACCACACGGTGATGCCGGAGATCGCGCTCGCCAAGGTGCGCGACGATGCGCCCTTCGATAAGATCTGCTACATTGGCTGCGGCGTCACCACCGGCATCGGCGCGGTGATCAACACGGCGGGCGTGGAGATCGGCTCGACGGCGGCGGTTTTCGGCCTCGGCGGCATCGGCCTCAACGTGATCCAGGGCCTGCGCATGGCGGGAGCCGACATGATCATCGGTGTGGATCTCAACGACTCCAAGGCCGAGATGGCCAAGAAGTTCGGCATGACGCATTTCGTGAACCCCTCGAAGGTCGACAGCACGGTGCAGGCCATCGTCGATCTGACCAAGCGTGGCGCGGATCAGATCGGCGGCGTGGATTACAGCTTTGACGCCACCGGCAACGTCAAGGTGATGCGCGACGCGCTGGAATGCTCGCACCGTGGCTGGGGTGTGTCGGTGATCATCGGCGTGGCCCCCGCCGGGGCCGAGATCAGCACCCGCCCGTTCCAGTTGGTGACGGGCCGGGTCTGGAAGGGCACGGCGTTTGGCGGCGCCAAGGGCCGCACCGATGTGCCGAAATTCGTCGACTGGTACATGGACGGCAAGATCGAGATCGACTCGATGATCACCCACAAGCTGACCCTCGAAGAGATCAACCACGGCTTCGATCTTATGCATGAGGGCAAATCCATCCGCGCCGTGGTCGAGTTCTGA
- a CDS encoding potassium channel family protein — protein sequence MAEMSLRDKLSELYEGDSDLAHRFRYALLAFDIFTVVFVIGTSFTDHGRLVETIDVLFGVVILADFLARLWIAPRKTPFLFSPATLADLVSLISFLAPLAGEGLGFLRVLRTLRLLHTYQLSKRLREDFRVFRQNEDVLIAVVNLMVFLFVMTGLVYALQYRTNDDINNYADALYFTVTTLTTTGYGDITLDGSWGRVISVVVMICGVTLFLRLAQVLFRPIKVKKTCATCGLRLHDADAIHCKHCGEIIHIETEGQS from the coding sequence ATGGCCGAGATGAGCCTGCGCGACAAGCTGAGTGAACTCTACGAGGGCGATAGCGATCTGGCGCACCGCTTTCGCTATGCGCTGCTGGCTTTCGACATCTTCACCGTCGTGTTTGTCATCGGCACCTCCTTCACCGATCACGGGCGGCTGGTGGAAACCATCGACGTGCTTTTTGGTGTGGTGATCCTCGCCGACTTCCTCGCGCGGCTGTGGATCGCGCCGCGCAAGACGCCTTTCCTGTTCAGCCCGGCAACGCTGGCCGACCTTGTCTCGTTGATCTCTTTTCTCGCGCCGTTGGCCGGGGAGGGGCTGGGCTTCCTGCGGGTGCTGCGGACGCTGCGGCTGCTGCACACCTATCAACTCAGCAAGCGTCTGCGCGAAGACTTCAGGGTCTTTCGCCAGAACGAGGACGTGCTGATCGCGGTGGTGAACCTGATGGTCTTCCTCTTTGTGATGACCGGGCTGGTTTACGCCCTGCAGTACCGCACCAATGACGACATCAACAATTACGCCGATGCGCTCTATTTCACCGTGACCACGCTCACCACCACCGGCTATGGCGACATCACGCTCGACGGGTCGTGGGGCCGGGTGATCTCCGTAGTGGTGATGATCTGCGGCGTCACGCTGTTTCTGCGGCTGGCGCAGGTGCTGTTCCGTCCGATCAAGGTGAAGAAGACCTGCGCAACCTGCGGGCTGCGCCTGCATGACGCCGATGCGATCCATTGCAAGCATTGCGGCGAGATCATCCATATCGAGACCGAGGGGCAGAGCTGA
- a CDS encoding GNAT family N-acetyltransferase, which yields MSETMELRAYAPEDAEGLWQMLEPVFRAGDTYAIDADISREAAIAYWTGPERRVFVVSDGARLLGTYYIVRNQKGGGSHVCNCGYVTAGEARGKGIARRMLAHSLKIAPQLGFRAMQFNFVVSSNRRAVETWQRAGFDIVGRLPGAFHHPAEGDVDALVMYKTLAGN from the coding sequence ATGAGCGAGACGATGGAACTGCGCGCCTATGCGCCCGAGGATGCCGAGGGCCTGTGGCAGATGCTGGAGCCGGTGTTCCGCGCCGGCGACACCTATGCCATCGACGCAGACATCTCGCGCGAGGCGGCGATCGCCTATTGGACCGGGCCCGAGCGGCGGGTCTTCGTGGTGAGCGACGGGGCGCGGCTGCTGGGAACCTACTATATCGTGCGCAACCAGAAGGGCGGCGGTTCTCACGTGTGCAACTGCGGCTATGTCACCGCGGGTGAAGCGCGCGGCAAGGGGATCGCCCGCAGGATGCTGGCGCATTCGCTCAAGATCGCGCCGCAGCTTGGCTTTCGTGCCATGCAGTTCAATTTCGTGGTCTCAAGCAACCGCCGTGCGGTCGAGACCTGGCAGAGGGCGGGCTTTGACATTGTCGGCCGCCTTCCCGGTGCTTTCCACCACCCCGCAGAGGGCGACGTGGATGCGCTGGTCATGTACAAGACGCTTGCGGGAAACTGA
- a CDS encoding NYN domain-containing protein: MRDDTRLLAVLIDADNTSPKYAKAIFDELASLGEASVRRCYGDFSSQQMSGWSKVTAEFGLVPHHQPANTVGKNASDIALVIDAMDLMHSGRFDGFVLVSSDSDFTRLASRIREQGLDVYGMGMQKTPDAFRKACKRFIFLENLDSAPEKAAGIKPQKSGSLEDARNLIFTAMDAIEQEDDWYTLGQLGQFITAANPDFDTRSYGKRKLSDLVDELKVFETKRGPGNQMLVRRLD; this comes from the coding sequence ATGCGAGACGACACCCGCCTGCTGGCGGTTCTGATCGACGCCGACAATACGTCGCCGAAATACGCCAAGGCGATTTTTGACGAACTGGCCAGCCTCGGCGAGGCCAGCGTGCGCCGCTGCTACGGCGATTTTTCCAGCCAGCAGATGTCGGGCTGGTCCAAGGTGACCGCCGAGTTCGGTCTGGTGCCGCACCACCAGCCCGCCAATACCGTGGGCAAGAACGCCAGCGACATCGCGCTGGTCATCGACGCCATGGACCTCATGCATTCGGGCCGGTTCGACGGCTTCGTGCTGGTTAGTTCCGACAGCGATTTCACCCGGCTTGCCAGCCGCATCCGCGAGCAGGGGCTGGATGTCTATGGCATGGGGATGCAAAAGACGCCCGATGCCTTCCGCAAGGCCTGCAAGCGGTTCATCTTCCTTGAGAACCTCGACAGCGCGCCCGAGAAGGCGGCGGGCATCAAGCCGCAGAAGAGCGGCAGCCTCGAAGATGCGCGCAACCTCATCTTCACCGCCATGGATGCGATCGAGCAGGAAGACGATTGGTATACGCTCGGCCAGCTGGGGCAGTTCATCACCGCCGCCAACCCCGATTTCGACACCCGCAGCTACGGCAAGCGCAAGCTGTCGGATCTGGTGGATGAGCTGAAGGTCTTTGAGACCAAGCGCGGGCCAGGCAACCAGATGCTGGTGCGGCGGCTCGACTGA
- a CDS encoding TetR/AcrR family transcriptional regulator: MRTETAGVRRGRKFEQVLDGARAIFLRDGFEGANVDEIAKAAGVSKATLYSYFPDKRLLFMEMASRQCALQSESAMTTIDPGQPPAVVLPLVARSFLDFVLSDTGQRIFRICIAEADRFPDLGRQFYQTGPMFMHRKLTGYLEAAQARGELKVEDIELAADQFTELCKAGIWIRAVFGVAARPGPAEITRVADGAVATFLARYGA, encoded by the coding sequence ATGAGGACCGAGACAGCTGGCGTGCGCCGCGGGCGGAAGTTCGAACAAGTGCTGGATGGGGCACGGGCGATCTTTCTCCGAGATGGGTTCGAAGGCGCTAATGTCGATGAGATCGCCAAGGCCGCCGGGGTCTCCAAGGCGACGCTCTACAGCTACTTCCCCGACAAGCGCCTGCTCTTCATGGAGATGGCCAGCCGTCAATGCGCGCTGCAGTCCGAAAGCGCCATGACCACCATCGATCCCGGCCAGCCGCCGGCGGTGGTGCTGCCGCTGGTGGCGCGCAGCTTCCTTGATTTCGTGCTTTCGGACACCGGGCAGCGGATCTTTCGCATCTGCATCGCCGAGGCCGACCGCTTTCCCGATCTCGGCCGCCAGTTCTATCAGACCGGGCCGATGTTCATGCACCGTAAGCTCACCGGCTACCTCGAGGCGGCACAGGCCCGCGGCGAGTTGAAGGTCGAGGATATCGAACTGGCCGCCGATCAATTCACCGAACTGTGCAAGGCCGGTATCTGGATCCGCGCGGTATTCGGCGTTGCCGCGCGCCCCGGCCCGGCAGAGATCACCCGGGTGGCCGATGGCGCGGTGGCCACCTTCCTTGCCCGCTACGGTGCCTGA
- the mbfA gene encoding iron exporter MbfA → MRFFTQRRHFRDLSEQEVLALAISSEEDDARIYRSYAEMLRADYPDTAAIFDGMAEEEDGHRRALINLHRMRFGEVIPLIRREHVAGFYARRPVWLVQNLPLERIRDEAEAMERDAERFYVEAAKRSSDAATRKLLGDLAAAEAGHEERAGELAEKHLDGAARESEDRMAHRQFVLTWVQPGLAGLMDGSVSTLAPIFATAFATQDTWTTFLVGLAASVGAGISMGFTEAASDDGELSGRGSPLKRGIASGVMTTLGGLGHALPYLIPHFWTATIIAWIIVFCELWAIAWIQKRYMETPFLRAAMQVVLGGGLVLAAGVLIGSG, encoded by the coding sequence ATGCGTTTTTTCACCCAGCGGCGTCACTTCCGCGACCTGAGCGAGCAGGAAGTGCTCGCGCTGGCGATTTCCTCGGAGGAGGATGACGCCCGCATCTACCGCTCCTACGCCGAGATGCTGCGCGCCGACTATCCCGATACGGCGGCGATCTTCGACGGTATGGCAGAAGAGGAAGACGGCCACCGCCGGGCCCTGATCAACCTGCACCGCATGCGCTTTGGCGAGGTGATTCCGCTGATCCGGCGCGAGCATGTGGCGGGTTTCTACGCGCGCCGCCCGGTCTGGCTGGTGCAGAATCTGCCGCTCGAGCGTATCCGCGACGAGGCCGAGGCGATGGAACGCGACGCCGAGCGCTTCTATGTGGAGGCCGCCAAGCGCAGCAGCGACGCCGCCACGCGCAAGCTGTTAGGGGATTTGGCGGCAGCGGAGGCGGGCCACGAGGAGCGCGCGGGGGAACTGGCCGAGAAACATCTCGATGGCGCGGCGCGCGAAAGCGAAGACCGCATGGCGCACCGCCAGTTCGTGCTGACATGGGTGCAGCCGGGGCTGGCGGGGCTGATGGATGGCTCTGTCTCGACGCTGGCACCGATCTTTGCCACCGCCTTCGCCACGCAGGACACATGGACGACCTTCCTCGTCGGCCTCGCCGCCTCGGTTGGCGCGGGCATCTCCATGGGGTTCACCGAGGCGGCGTCGGACGATGGTGAGCTGTCGGGCCGCGGCTCGCCGCTGAAGCGCGGCATCGCCTCGGGGGTGATGACCACGCTGGGCGGTCTCGGCCACGCGCTGCCCTATCTGATCCCGCACTTCTGGACCGCGACGATCATCGCCTGGATCATCGTCTTCTGCGAGCTTTGGGCCATCGCCTGGATCCAGAAGCGCTATATGGAAACCCCGTTCCTGCGCGCGGCGATGCAGGTGGTGCTCGGCGGCGGGCTGGTGCTGGCGGCTGGGGTGCTCATCGGCAGCGGTTGA